The Sphingomonas donggukensis genomic interval CAGCGAAGGCGGGAAGGAAGTCGAATCGTCACCTTGTGCGAAATTCCACACAAATTGCGCCGCGTCGATGCGGAATTGCGCACAGAATAACTCGCACTATCAAGGGTCCGAGCACTCGGTCGCATATATTTCAATGTGTTAGGTCATGTTCGCAGCGGCGGTGCTGGCATCGTCACGCTGATTTAGGATGCGCCCCAACGGCTTCTGGCAGAAGAAGCGGCGACGCCAATGTCGCACGAGGGGATGTATGATCGTCGCTACCGACCGCACGCCGGATACCGCCACACTGCGCCGCGTGCCCTTCTATCGCCACCTCTACGTCCAGGTGCTGGTCGCGATCGTCGCGGGCGTGCTGCTCGGCCATTTCTGGCCGACGACCGGCGAGGCGCTGAAGCCGCTGGGCGATGGCTTCATCAAGCTGGTGAAGATGGTCATCGCCCCGGTCATCTTCCTGACCGTGGTCACCGGCATCGCCGGAATGCGCGAACTTGCTGCGGTGGGTCGCGTGGCGGCGAAGGCGTTCGGGTATTTCCTGTTCTTCTCCACGCTCGCGCTGATCGTCGGGCTGATCGTCGCCAATGTCGTGCGGCCAGGCGCGGGGATGAACGTCGATCCCGCGACGCTGAACGCTGGGGCGGTCGCCGATTATACCCACGCGGCCGCCGAAACGACGCTCACCGGTTTCCTTATGGCGATCATCCCGACGACGATGCCGTCCGCGCTGACAGACGGCTCGATCCTTCAGACGCTGTTCGTCGCGATCCTTTTCGGCGTGTCGCTGAGCCTGGTCGGCAAGCCTGCCGAACCGGTGCTCGATTTTCTCGAGCGCGTCACGCTCGTCGTGTTCCGCCTGGTCGGCATCCTGATGAAGGCGGCGCCGATCGGGGCGTTCGGGGCGATGGCGTTCACCATCGGCAAATATGGCGCGGGGAGTCTGGTCAACCTCGGCGCGCTGGTCGCGACCTTCTACCTCACCTCGCTGATCTTCGTGCTCGGGGTGCTGGGGCTCGTCGCGCGGCTCCACGGCTTCTCGATCCTGAAGCTCATCGCCTATCTGAAGGCCGAACTCCTGCTGGTGCTTGGCACGTCCTCGTCCGAAGCCGCACTCCCCAGCCTGATCGGCAAGCTGGAGCGCGCCGGCTGCGACAAGGGCGTCGTCGGGCTGGTCGTGCCGACGGGCTATTCGTTCAACCTGGACGGCACCAACATCTACATGACGCTCGCCGCGCTGTTCATCGCGCAGGCGACGGGGATCGAGCTCAGCTGGGGCGAGCAGGCCGCGCTGCTGGGCGTCGCGATGCTGTCTTCAAAGGGTGCCGCCGGGGTCACCGGCGCGGGCTTCATCACGCTCGCCGCGACGCTGTCGATCGTGCCGTCTGTGCCGGTCGCGGGGATGGCGCTGATCTTGGGCGTGGACCGCTTCATGAGCGAGTGCCGCAGCCTCACCAATTTCATCGGCAACGCGGTCGCCGCGGTCGTCGTCGCACGGTGGGAGGGCAAGCTCGATCGCGCCCGCCTGGCCGACGTGCTCGACAACCGCCGCGTCAGCGACGCCGAAACCATCGACGAAGACGACGCACTCGTGACCGTCAACTGACGGCCGGGCACTGCAAGGGGAGAATGGAATGACGAAGCTGGGTTGGCGCGCCGGGAGTGCGCTGTTCGCGATGGTCTGGGCACAGGCCGCGGCGGCGCAGGACGTGCCGGCGCAACCGCCCGCGCCAGAGGCGGTGCCCGGCATCGCTGCATCGACGCAGACCGACGAGAGCACGGCGCCCGCCGGCCCCGACATCGTCGTCGTCGGCTCGCAGATCCGCGGCGCCAGCACCACCGCGGCGCTGCCCGTGACCGTCATCGACGCGAACCAGATCGACGCGACCGGCGCCGTATCGGGCGACGATTTGTTCCGCGCGATCCCGCAGGCGGGCGATGTCACGTTCAACGAATCGAACAACCCGCAGACGTCGAACGCGGCGCGCGGCGACGTCAATTCGATCAACCTGCGCAATCTGGGCGTCGGCAACACGCTGGTGCTGCTGAACGGGCGGCGTCTGGTCCAGCACCCGACCAGTCAGGCCGGCGACGGCAACGTGCCGGTGCTCGGCTACAATTCCAACGCTCTGCCGGTCGCGGGCATCGAGCGGCTGGAGATCCTGCGCGACGGCGCCGCGGCCATCTACGGCGCGGATGCGGTCGCGGGCGTGGTCAACACCGTCACCAAATCGAACTACGACGGCGCGCAGATCGACCTGCGCTACGGCGGAGCGGAGGGCACGCATCGCCGCGAGTTCCAGGCGACCGGACTGATCGGCACCGATTTCGCCAGTAAGCGCGGCAACGTATCGCTGTACCTCGACTACACCCGCCGCACCGCGCAGCTGGCCGAGGACCAGCCCTATACCGCGACCGACAATCTGCTGAGCTATTTCGCCGACGATCCACGGTTCGCGAGCAACCTGAACGCCGACGGGCGCGCCACCCAATCGCCCTGGGCGAACCTGGCGGTGGTGAACGGCCCCGGCACGATCCGCCGCGGGACCACCGCGCTCACCTCGTCGGCGGGCGCGTTCCATACCCAGTCGGTGCTGAACCCCGGCTGCCTCCAGACCGTCAATGCAGAGACGTGCTTGGGCAGCGGCACGCGCGCGACCGCGACGACGCTGCGCTCCGAACGGTTCGATACGCGCCCCGGCACGACCGTCACGCCGTCGATCAACCGCTACAACGGCTTCCTCACCGCGCATTACGACTTCAGCGACACGCTGACCGCCTATACCGAGATCGGCTATTATCGCGCCGACACGACACGCATCCAGCCGCCGACGATCAACCTGAACGCGATCGTGATCCCGGCATCGAACTACTGGAACCCGTTCGGGCCGGTGACTTTCGCCAACGGGACCGCCAACCCCAATCGCATCGCCGGGCTGACCAATGTGCCCGTCGCCGGCCTGCCGGTACGCCTGTCGACTTACCGCTTCGTCGATGCCGGCAAGCAGGTGGTGACGGTCGACAACTGGCAGTCGCGGTTCCTGGGCGGGCTGAAGGGACAGATCGGCAGCTTCGATTTCGACACCGCGCTGCTGTATTCCGAAGCGCAGGCGACCGACGTGTCGAACGCGATCGACATGACCAAGCTGCAGGCCAATCTCGCCCTGTCGACGCCGGATGCGTACAATCCCTTCAGCGGCGGCTGTTCGGCCACGCCCAGCGTCGGCGACTGCACGCCGTCGTCGCAGGGCGCGATCGACAGCTTCAGCTTCGACCTTAAACGCCGGTCGAAGACCACGCTCGCGCTTGCCGATTTCAAGGTGTCGCGCAACGACCTGCTGTCGCTGCCCGGCGGCAACCTCGGCATCGCGCTCGGCGTCGAGGGGCGGCGCGAAACGCAGGCCGATATCCGCGACGACAATCTGAACGGCACCAACCAGTTCGTTGATTCGGTGACAGGCGAGCGCAACCTGTCGAACACCGCCGCGGTCAGCCCGACGCCGACGACCCGCGGTCGCCGCACCGTGTTCTCCGCGTTCGGGGAGCTCGCGGTGCCGGTGGTATCGCCGGAGATGGACGTGCCCTTCATCCACCGCCTCGATTTGCAGCTGGCGGGCCGATACGAGCATTACAGCGACTTCGGCTCGGTCGCGAAGCCGAAGGTGGCCGCGGCACTCGATATCGTCGAGGGCTTCCGTTTCCGCGGCTCCTATTCGAAGGGCTTCCGCGCGCCGAACCTCGAGCAGACCAACGTCGTGCAATATTCGCGGCTGGGATCGAACACCGATTTCCTGCGCTGCGAGGCCGATCTGCGCGCGCGGCGCATTGCGAATTTCAACGCCTGTTCGCGCGGCACCAGCTATTCGATCTTCATCTCGGGCAACCCCGATCTGAAGCCGGAGGAAAGCACCAACTACACCTTCGGCGTTGTCGTGCAGCCGGACTTCGGCGACCCGGCCTACGGGCGTCTGACGCTGACCGCCGACTACTGGTCGATCCAGCAGGTCGGTATTGTCGGCCAGTTCGGGCCGCAGAATGCGCTGGTGCTCGATTATCTGCTGCGCCAGCAGGGATCGTCGAACCCCAACGTCATCCGCGCCGCACCGACCGCCGACGACACGCCGGTGTTCGCGGGCACCGGCCTCGCCACGGCAGGTGTGGTGACGCAGATCAACGATCAGTTCACGAACCTTCTGCCGCAGACCGTCCAGGGCATCGACCTGTCGCTGCTCTACAATCTGCGCACCGGTTTCGGAAAGTTCGACGTCGCACTGAACGCGGCGCACCTGACCAAGTTCAGCCGAGAGGCGCCTCCGGGCGTGCAGGCGCTGTTCGATGCGCGCGCCGCGGGCCAGATCAATGCCGCCACGCCGCTGACCGATGCCAGCGACCTGATCGAGCAGCGCGGGCGCCCGAAATGGCGGCTGACGGGGTCGCTTACCTGGAGCTATCACCGCTTCCAGATCGGCGGTTTCGTGAACTACACGGCGGACGTGAACGACACCAATTTCCTCGACGTCAACGGCTTGCCCTATGTGGTCGAGGGGCAGGCGACCGTGAACCTGTACGGTCAGTACCGGTTCAAGGGCGGGGCGCTTGACGACACTCGGGTCCGCATTGGCGCGCGCAACCTGTTCGACAAGCAGCCGCCGATCACTGCCGATGGGTATCTTGGCTCGCTCTACACCCCCTATGGCCGCTACCTGTACGCCAGCATCAGCAAGAGGTTCTGACGTGAAGACGATGTTGCTCGCCGCCGCCGCGCTGTTCGCTGCCGTCCCCGCCGCCGCGCAGGTCGCACCCGCACCGCGCGCGGCAGCGGTGGCGCCGGCGCGCACGATCCTGTTCGTGGGCAACAGCTTCACGCAGGGCGCGCATTCGGCGGTGCGTAACTACCGCGCGGGCAGCGTCACCGACCTGAACGGCGCGGGCTATGGCGGGGTGCCGGCGCTATTCAAGCTGTTCGCCGAGCAGGCCGGCCTCAACTGGCAGGTCAGCCTGGAGACGCAGGGCGGCAAGACGCTGGGCTATCATCTTGCCGAGCGGCGCGCGGTGATCGACCGCCCGTGGGACGTCGTCGTGCTGCAGGATCTGTCGACCTTCAGCCGTGAGCGCCCCGGCGACCCGGCTAGCCATGTCCGCGACGCCGGTACGCTGGCGGCGATGCTCACCCGCGCCAACCCGCGCGTGCAGGTCGAGGTGATGGCGACGTGGAGCCGCGCCGATCAGGTCTATCGCCCCGGCAGCCCGTGGACCGGCACGCCGATCGCGAAGATGGCCGACGATCTCTACGCCGGCAGCCGCCGCGCCCGCGCCGCCAGCCGCGATATCGACGGCGTTATCCCGGTCGGCGCCGCCTGGAACCGCGCGTTCGCGGCGCGCGTGGCGGACCCGAACCCCTATGACGGCGTGACCTTCGGCGAGCTGAACCTGTGGGCCTACGACCACTACCACGCGAGCGTCGCGGGCTATTACCTCGAGGCGCTGGTCGTGTTCGGCAAGGTCACCGGGGTCGATCCGCGCACGCTCGGCGCCAACGAGCGGGCTGCGGACGAGCTTGGCCTGTCGGATGCGCAGGCGGTCGCCCTGCAACGCATTGCCTGGGAAACGCTGGCGGCGGAGCGGGGGCGCTAAGCCGGCTTGTTACAACCCGAACCGCAGCGTCGCGCGTAAATCCCGACCGGCGAGCGGTGCGAAGTCCTTCAGCACGCTCGCATGACGTCGGGCCTCGACGTCGAAGATGTTGTTGGCGCTCAGCAACAGCGTCGTCCGGTCGCTGGCGAACGGCTTGATCGACAGCGATGCGTTGACCAGCGTGAAGCCGTTGGTCGGCGTCTCGAACGCGGCGATGCGGTCCTGTGCGAAGGCATGCTCGACCTCGGCGCGCGCGGTCAGCTTGTCGCCCTGTGCCTCGATCCCGCCGAGGATGCGCAGCGGCGGGATGCGCGGGATCGGGCCGCCGCCCTTGATAGTGGCGTGTACATAGTCGCCGACGACATCGGCATTGATCCGGTAGCCGCCGATCTGCGCCAGCTTCACCGATGCATCGGCCTCGAACCCGTAATAGCGCGCATCGGCCTGGGCAAACTGGAAGCAGGGCAGGTCGACGCCGTCGCGCCCCGCCGCCAGTGCCGCGGCTTCGCAAGGGGCCTGTCCGGTCTGCGCCTCGTAGATATAGTTGCTGAACCAGCTGTGATACGCAGACGCATCGAAGCTGAATCCGTCGCCGTGCGCGTGGAGCGTCGCTTCCAGCCCCCATGCGCGCTCGACACGGAAATCGGGGCTGCCGAGTTCGTAGGCCTGGGTGCCGGCGTGCGGGCCGTTGGCGAACAGCTCCTCGGCGGACGGCGCGCGCGCGGTGCGTGATCCGTTCAGGCCGATGCGGACGCCGTCGGTCACTTCGTACGATGCTCCGAGCGAACCCGACAGCGTCTCGAAATGGCGCTTGCCGCGAAAGAAGCGGTCGTCGCCGGCGATCGTGCGTGCGGCGTGATCGGTCAGCTCGTAGCGCAGGCCGCCCTCCGCCCGGAGGCGCCCGCTGGCATATTGCTGCAGCGTGAAGAGCCCCGTCTGGTTGGTCTCGCTGCGCGGCAGGAACGCCTCATCCCCGATCACGTCGAACGCGCGGTTGAAATACTGGACGCCCGACGCGCCCTGCCACCCACCGCGCGTCGCCTGGACCAGTTCCAGGCGGCCCTCGGTGCCTTTGTTGTAGAAGGCGGTGCCGATGTCTCCCGCGGGATCGAGCTCGAAATGGCGGTAGCTGGCATGGCCGGCGCGCAGGCGGATCGAATCGAGGATGGTGCCGCCGGTCTTCACCTCGGCGCGCAGGTCGACGCGGTTCTGCACGATGTCGAGGCGCGGCGCCTCCTGCTCCCCCCCGACAGCGGTCGCATAGCGGATCGGTACGCCGTAGAGGCTGTCGTAATGGCTGTACGACAGCCCAAGCGATCCGGTGTCGGTGATGATCGCGCCGCCGACCCCCGCGGTCCACGTCTCGGCGGCGGTGTTGGGCAGGCGACCGCGCAGATTCGCGTTGGCGGCGAAGTCGATCGGGTCGTCGCCTTGCGGCAGGCCGACCTGCGACAATGCGGCAGCGCGCGCCTGACGCGACAGGATGTAGCCGCCCCCCGTGCGCAGGTCGTCGGCCTTCAGATAGGATCCGTCCGCGTGCAGCACGATCTTGTCGGTGACCCCGACGTCGCCCGCGGCCCCGATCGAGCGTTCGTCGGCGGCGGAACCGTAGGTGGCGATGCCGTTCAGCCGGTAGCCGTCCGCCGGCACCGTGCGCGGAATGCGCGTGTCGATCACGTTGACGACGCCGCCGACCGCCGACGACCCGAACAGCAGCGCGGACGGCCCGCGCAGCACCTCGACCCGCTCGGCCAGCAGAGGATCGATGATGACCGCGTGATCGACGCTGGTGTTCGACACGTCGATCGACCCTATGCCGTCGGTCAACACGCGCACGCGCTCGCCTTGGAAGCCGCGGAGGACGGGGCGCGAGGCGCTCGGCCCGAACGAGGTCGCCGACACGCCTGGCTGCCGCGCCAGCGTCTCGCCCAGTGTCGGACGCAGGTCGCGGGTCAGCTCCTCGCCCTTCACGATCGACGTGCCCTGCAGCACGTCGGCCTCGCTGGTGCGCACAGGCGCAGTCACGACGATGTCGCTGGTGGGGGCGGGGGCCATCGATTGAGCGAAGGCAGGCGTCGCACATGCGAGCGCGATCAGGCTCGCGCCGAACAGTCTGGAATGCATCATGGTGTCCCTTGGTTTCGGACACCGGATACGCGGCATGTTACAACATCACAAGCGCCGTTCGCCGCGCACAGCGTGCCGTCTGCCGCAACTGCGAACAGCCGAGGCACGCAGCAACGCTGCCGTCGGAAGGAGCCAGAAAGAAACGGTGGTGGACGCACTTGGGCTCGAACCAAGGACCCGCTGATTAAGAGTCCCTAACGGGGCTTTGATTTTGCTCGGCTTTTTTCCCAACTGGAAAGAAAATGGCCCATGCAAGATCAAAGGCTTACGAGAGAACCGCCAACTGAAAACGCCGCCCCGCATTGCCCTCGGGGCGGCGTCAGAGATGTTCTATATCCCAGCCCTGACGCACCGTTCCGAAGGACGCCCGAGCCGGTATCTGGATACCATGCGGGCAGTCCGCTCGCAAGGCGGCTTCCCCTTACTGTGTTCCCCGACACGACCGGGCGCACCAAGCGCGCAATGTCCCGTTCGCTGGCGGAGATCGCGGATGCCATCCCGCGCCGGGTGGCGTCCCGGAAGGACGGCTTGCCCCTCATCAAGCTAGGCGCGTTCGGGGACGTGGTGTCGGCGAAAGGCTCGCTCCGCCACAACGCGAACGTGCTGGCGATCGACGGCGTAGAGGGCGATCACGACGCGGGCACGTTCACGGTGGACGATGCTGGCGCGTTGCTGGAGGCTTCCGGGCTGGCGGGCCTCATCTACACGACGCCCTCGCATCGCCCGGACAAGCCCCGCTGGCGCGTGCTGTGCCCGTTGTCGCGCTCGCATAGCCCGGAGGACCGGGAACGCCTGTGCGCCCGTCTCAACGGTGCGCTGGAGGGCGCGTTACAGGGCGAGTCCTTCGCGCTGTCGCAAACCTATTTCTATGGCCGCGTTGAGGGCGGACCCGCGCCAGACGTGCGGATGATCGACGGCACGGCGCTGGACCTTGCCGAGGAACTGGACGCCGACGCGATCGGGAAGGATGGCAAGCCATACAGGCCCGGCGCGGCGGACCCGTCGCCATTCCAGCCGGTCGCGGATGATGAGGACTTGCCGCACGTCCCCGATTGGGAGCGCATCGGGTCGGCGCTAGACGCCATCCCAGCCGATGCTCGCGACGATCGCGAAGCGTGCTGGCGCCCAATCGGCATGGCGCTCCACGCGGAAAGCCGGGGCGGCGAGCATGGCTTTGATGTGTGGGACGAATGGAGCCGTGCGAGCGGGAAATATGACGCCCGCGATCAGCGCCGGGTGTGGGACTCGTTCGGCAAGTCCAGCGGCAAGCCCGTCGCCATCGGCACGCTCTACCATCTCGCCAAGGAGCACGGCTGGGAGGAAAGCTATACCGACGATGACATTGCCCGCCTGAATGAGCGTCACGCCCTAGCGATGGTGCAGGGCAAAGCGTTGATCGCAACCGAGCGGGCGGACGGCGGCACCGATTTCAGCACCGAACGCGACCTCCACGCCTATTATGCGAATGATCGGGTGGCCGTTACCGAAAAGCGATCGGAACCGATTTCCGCGCGGTGGATGCGCCATGCTGATCGGCGCACATTCCCGAACGGCGTGGAGTTCGCGCCCGGCGGCGCTCCAGCGGGCACGCTCAATCTGTGGCGCGGCTGGAACGTGGAGCCGGACGCCAGCGGCTCTTGCAAGCTGTTCGTGCGCCATATCGTCAATGTCGTCTGCGCTGGCGACCCGGACCACGCCCGCTATGTCATCGGATGGCTGGCGCACATGGTCCAGCGGCCCCAAGCGAAGCCGGGCGTGGCGCTCGTGCTGCGAGGCCCCAAGGGCGCGGGCAAGGATACCATTGGCGAATATCTGGCGCGGATGATCGGGCGTCGCCACGCGCCGACTGTCGCCAATTCCGAGCATATCGTGGGGCGCTTCAACCGGCGCATGGAGAACGCGCTGTTGCTCCATGTGCAGGAAGGATCGTGGGCGGGAGATCGCAAGGCAGAGGAGGTCCTGAAATACCTCGTTACGTCCGAGTTCGTGGAGATCGAACGCAAGGGCATCGACTCCATCAATCTGCGGAGCGTGTTGCGCTTGTTCATCTCCGCCAACGCGGAATGGGTGGTGCCAGCGAGCCATGACGAACGCCGCTGGGCGGTGTTTGAGGTAACGGACGCCCGGAAGGGCGATGACGCCTATTTCAGTGCCCTATGGGCCGAAATGGAGGGCACCGGGCCTGCCGCTTTGCTCCACTACCTCCAGACGTTCGACCTAACCGGCTTCAACGTGCGGAAGGCCCCCGAAACCGAGGGGCTGCGGAATCAGAAACTCGCCAGCTTGCGGGGGGTGCATAGGTGGTGGTTCGAGGTCCTTAGTCGCGGCGAGGTCGGAAATCATTTCGCCGATGATGAGTGGGAGGACGGCGGGCAGACGGTCGGATGCGAGGCGTTGCGAGACGCCTATGTCATGTTCATCCGCTCCCGCCGGTATGACGGGGAGGCGCTGGACTCAGCGACGTTCGGGAAGCGGTTGCGGGAGATGCTGCCCGAACTGGACCGCAAGCGCCACGGCGGGCGGCACGATCGCACATGGGTCTATGCGCTGCCCGTTCTCGCGACGGCTCGGGATAGGTTCGCGGCATGGCTTGGCGCTCCCGTGGATTGGGAGGCCGAACAATGATCGCTAGGACACATCGGCTTTGCTGGGACACGCCTAGGACACGAAAAACCGCAGTATTACAGTGCGTTGATACCTTGTGTCCTAGGAGTCCTAGGAGTCCTAGTAGTAACTCCGCAGGGGACATCGGCGGTCAAAGCAACTGCGGACGGGCCTACTGGAAAAAAGCCTTTAGGCAATTACTCAGTGGGACACCCGTGGCACCTAGGACTCGCGTGTATTTTCAATCACTTACGCGGAGTTTTCCTAG includes:
- a CDS encoding TonB-dependent receptor domain-containing protein yields the protein MTKLGWRAGSALFAMVWAQAAAAQDVPAQPPAPEAVPGIAASTQTDESTAPAGPDIVVVGSQIRGASTTAALPVTVIDANQIDATGAVSGDDLFRAIPQAGDVTFNESNNPQTSNAARGDVNSINLRNLGVGNTLVLLNGRRLVQHPTSQAGDGNVPVLGYNSNALPVAGIERLEILRDGAAAIYGADAVAGVVNTVTKSNYDGAQIDLRYGGAEGTHRREFQATGLIGTDFASKRGNVSLYLDYTRRTAQLAEDQPYTATDNLLSYFADDPRFASNLNADGRATQSPWANLAVVNGPGTIRRGTTALTSSAGAFHTQSVLNPGCLQTVNAETCLGSGTRATATTLRSERFDTRPGTTVTPSINRYNGFLTAHYDFSDTLTAYTEIGYYRADTTRIQPPTINLNAIVIPASNYWNPFGPVTFANGTANPNRIAGLTNVPVAGLPVRLSTYRFVDAGKQVVTVDNWQSRFLGGLKGQIGSFDFDTALLYSEAQATDVSNAIDMTKLQANLALSTPDAYNPFSGGCSATPSVGDCTPSSQGAIDSFSFDLKRRSKTTLALADFKVSRNDLLSLPGGNLGIALGVEGRRETQADIRDDNLNGTNQFVDSVTGERNLSNTAAVSPTPTTRGRRTVFSAFGELAVPVVSPEMDVPFIHRLDLQLAGRYEHYSDFGSVAKPKVAAALDIVEGFRFRGSYSKGFRAPNLEQTNVVQYSRLGSNTDFLRCEADLRARRIANFNACSRGTSYSIFISGNPDLKPEESTNYTFGVVVQPDFGDPAYGRLTLTADYWSIQQVGIVGQFGPQNALVLDYLLRQQGSSNPNVIRAAPTADDTPVFAGTGLATAGVVTQINDQFTNLLPQTVQGIDLSLLYNLRTGFGKFDVALNAAHLTKFSREAPPGVQALFDARAAGQINAATPLTDASDLIEQRGRPKWRLTGSLTWSYHRFQIGGFVNYTADVNDTNFLDVNGLPYVVEGQATVNLYGQYRFKGGALDDTRVRIGARNLFDKQPPITADGYLGSLYTPYGRYLYASISKRF
- a CDS encoding DUF5906 domain-containing protein, translating into MSRSLAEIADAIPRRVASRKDGLPLIKLGAFGDVVSAKGSLRHNANVLAIDGVEGDHDAGTFTVDDAGALLEASGLAGLIYTTPSHRPDKPRWRVLCPLSRSHSPEDRERLCARLNGALEGALQGESFALSQTYFYGRVEGGPAPDVRMIDGTALDLAEELDADAIGKDGKPYRPGAADPSPFQPVADDEDLPHVPDWERIGSALDAIPADARDDREACWRPIGMALHAESRGGEHGFDVWDEWSRASGKYDARDQRRVWDSFGKSSGKPVAIGTLYHLAKEHGWEESYTDDDIARLNERHALAMVQGKALIATERADGGTDFSTERDLHAYYANDRVAVTEKRSEPISARWMRHADRRTFPNGVEFAPGGAPAGTLNLWRGWNVEPDASGSCKLFVRHIVNVVCAGDPDHARYVIGWLAHMVQRPQAKPGVALVLRGPKGAGKDTIGEYLARMIGRRHAPTVANSEHIVGRFNRRMENALLLHVQEGSWAGDRKAEEVLKYLVTSEFVEIERKGIDSINLRSVLRLFISANAEWVVPASHDERRWAVFEVTDARKGDDAYFSALWAEMEGTGPAALLHYLQTFDLTGFNVRKAPETEGLRNQKLASLRGVHRWWFEVLSRGEVGNHFADDEWEDGGQTVGCEALRDAYVMFIRSRRYDGEALDSATFGKRLREMLPELDRKRHGGRHDRTWVYALPVLATARDRFAAWLGAPVDWEAEQ
- a CDS encoding DUF4886 domain-containing protein — protein: MLLAAAALFAAVPAAAQVAPAPRAAAVAPARTILFVGNSFTQGAHSAVRNYRAGSVTDLNGAGYGGVPALFKLFAEQAGLNWQVSLETQGGKTLGYHLAERRAVIDRPWDVVVLQDLSTFSRERPGDPASHVRDAGTLAAMLTRANPRVQVEVMATWSRADQVYRPGSPWTGTPIAKMADDLYAGSRRARAASRDIDGVIPVGAAWNRAFAARVADPNPYDGVTFGELNLWAYDHYHASVAGYYLEALVVFGKVTGVDPRTLGANERAADELGLSDAQAVALQRIAWETLAAERGR
- a CDS encoding dicarboxylate/amino acid:cation symporter, which translates into the protein MIVATDRTPDTATLRRVPFYRHLYVQVLVAIVAGVLLGHFWPTTGEALKPLGDGFIKLVKMVIAPVIFLTVVTGIAGMRELAAVGRVAAKAFGYFLFFSTLALIVGLIVANVVRPGAGMNVDPATLNAGAVADYTHAAAETTLTGFLMAIIPTTMPSALTDGSILQTLFVAILFGVSLSLVGKPAEPVLDFLERVTLVVFRLVGILMKAAPIGAFGAMAFTIGKYGAGSLVNLGALVATFYLTSLIFVLGVLGLVARLHGFSILKLIAYLKAELLLVLGTSSSEAALPSLIGKLERAGCDKGVVGLVVPTGYSFNLDGTNIYMTLAALFIAQATGIELSWGEQAALLGVAMLSSKGAAGVTGAGFITLAATLSIVPSVPVAGMALILGVDRFMSECRSLTNFIGNAVAAVVVARWEGKLDRARLADVLDNRRVSDAETIDEDDALVTVN
- a CDS encoding TonB-dependent receptor encodes the protein MHSRLFGASLIALACATPAFAQSMAPAPTSDIVVTAPVRTSEADVLQGTSIVKGEELTRDLRPTLGETLARQPGVSATSFGPSASRPVLRGFQGERVRVLTDGIGSIDVSNTSVDHAVIIDPLLAERVEVLRGPSALLFGSSAVGGVVNVIDTRIPRTVPADGYRLNGIATYGSAADERSIGAAGDVGVTDKIVLHADGSYLKADDLRTGGGYILSRQARAAALSQVGLPQGDDPIDFAANANLRGRLPNTAAETWTAGVGGAIITDTGSLGLSYSHYDSLYGVPIRYATAVGGEQEAPRLDIVQNRVDLRAEVKTGGTILDSIRLRAGHASYRHFELDPAGDIGTAFYNKGTEGRLELVQATRGGWQGASGVQYFNRAFDVIGDEAFLPRSETNQTGLFTLQQYASGRLRAEGGLRYELTDHAARTIAGDDRFFRGKRHFETLSGSLGASYEVTDGVRIGLNGSRTARAPSAEELFANGPHAGTQAYELGSPDFRVERAWGLEATLHAHGDGFSFDASAYHSWFSNYIYEAQTGQAPCEAAALAAGRDGVDLPCFQFAQADARYYGFEADASVKLAQIGGYRINADVVGDYVHATIKGGGPIPRIPPLRILGGIEAQGDKLTARAEVEHAFAQDRIAAFETPTNGFTLVNASLSIKPFASDRTTLLLSANNIFDVEARRHASVLKDFAPLAGRDLRATLRFGL